The Microtus ochrogaster isolate Prairie Vole_2 chromosome 4, MicOch1.0, whole genome shotgun sequence nucleotide sequence gtgaCAAGCATGGTGGGAGGAATGGGGAGCTGAGAGGCCACATCTCCgtcacaaacacaaagcagagagaattaACTGGAAGTAGTGAAAGAGTCGATcacatcaaagcccacctctgTACTATGTCCAACAAGATACCACCATCTCTacctctccaaacagtgccacctacTGGGAAAAGAGTGAtcaaatatctgagcctgtgggggatGTTTCTTATTTAAACTGCCATGAGAGAACTGGATATGTCACATTCATGTGGGTGGTATTTTTCTATCTGAGAATGGTAAATGTCTTTCTATTTATTAGACATCAGATAGTAAAGACAAATTATAACATTcacaaaattcatttttcaaaatttccactACAAATAAATAGCTACTGTCACTTTTTGGTACCTAGCATTTCATAAGCACCTACTGTAACAGAAGCAGGCAACTGTGCCTTCCTCATCTTCAATTATCATATCTTCCTCTGTTGTAAGCATCTTAAATTAGAGTGTGAGGTTGAAAGATCATATTTTAATGTAAGTCGCTTCCATCCTCGCCATAGAACTTGTGAGTACTTACTACAGTTTCCTGAAATCTAATGTAAGCATATAGACATTCTCATATATCTAACACAGAAGATGACTCCAAGCTTCCCATTCCCAACCTGTAGAAATATGGTGACCATAGCTGGCATATgctgaacgtgtgtgtgtgtgtgtgtgtgtgtgtgtgtgtgtgtgtgtgtgtgttgtcagtaTGCACATATACCTGTATGAAGTCAATTCAGCACAAAACAGTTATGTATGGTAAAGGTTGATTGATGAATGCACAATGAGCTGTAGGAACAGATTTGACACTTTTCAATACATGGTCATCAAAAAGCACAATAATCATAACATGAAAGAATTGTATGGTTCAGTTCTCATCTTTCATATGTACTTGTGTTTCCTTCCAAATGAGCTGGTCAAATGGGAAGGGGAAATTATTGAAACATATGGGGGAAATCAATTGAAAATATTGTCATTAAACCAAAGTACACATAATTTTGAAGAATCTCAACtctgttttcataaaacaaattaaaaatgaaaagtaaacaaattGATGTCAGGGATTTTTGTTCTGAAGGCAGTTTTTACGGCATTACCCTCTTTTAACAGATTCCACTTAATCAAACACGCCTTCTGTACTGGATTCTGATAGGATAATCATTAAAGTCTGAGGCTATGACTTCACAATATCACAGTCTTAAAATACCTCCTGAGTCAATctgtaaaaaagataaaatactcaCTATCAGTGTAAGGGTAAGACAGGGAAATGCTCTTAATTCCCATAGTTCCTCACTCATGGTAGATGTAGTGGTGTACACTCAACTGCTAGAACAGTCTCTGAGAATCTGAATATGCATGCATCTTAGtcaagagtgggagaaatggtgAAAGGTTTGGTATCTATTTGCATATACAAGCAGAGATGAAAGAGAACGTTTGCTGGATTCAGTTTTGTTGATGTCAGTGtgtgcttctctctgtctgtagTGATACAGCTCAGCAGCTTCATAACTTCAAGGGTCGCTTTGCCATACATTTTttggtaattgttttttttacatcttatttGTATTCTATTTGGAGCAGAGAAGTTTCACAGTAAACATGAAATATTAATCTAAGTCATCCTGTATTCAATAATATCAAAAAAAGTCAAAGCCCTTGCCAATATTTTTTTAACATCTATGTCTGTGCTTCTCTAAACTCTTATGTGTAGGAAGCCATTTATCTCTATGGCACTGTAAGGAGGGTACACATTAACCTTGTTACACTAAGGTTAGAGTGCTTATTCAAGTCATAGTACTAAATGGGGTACATTCAGAAACACAGAGTTTATCTCCATAAGTCACTCTAGGATCTACACTGGAATTTTACAGTTATTTGGGTTGGCATGATATTTGATGGAGTGTGATCAACCAACACTTTGCAATATACTGAggattccatttttttctcccactAATGTTTAGTAACAGCACCCAGGCACAATGAGAACCAAAACTGGTCCCAACCCCCACTATTTCCAAACATCTGCTGTGAATGCAATTGTCCACATTAAAAATGCTGCAAACCAGATTTCACAGGCAATATTCCATGCCACAGTCTGTgcgaacacatacacaccacacacacacacacacacacacacacacacatcagcaagtttatgtatatcatatatagcCAAGGATTGAATAACTatttttttacttcctcttcacttttttttttcacaaatgttCTTTTGCTTCAGTCCTTATGCACAAAAGGCAGAATAAAGGAAAGCAAATGGAAAGAGAACATTAAATCCAAGCATTAAGTGTgagagaaagaagtggagaaaacagaaggaaaagagatgaCAGAAAGAAGAGGTACTATAGGGTCTCTTGAGCTGCTCCTGAATCCATGAGCTAAACGGGGAAGCTCAAAAGGTCAGAGATCACCATGCATGTGCTTCATCACTCTATTCTGTACCATGGAACTGTCCTGAGGTTCAATgtcagcttccttttttttatcTCAAGATACATATAGAGCTACATCTACCTTTATGAATAAATGCAAAAAGTGTATAAAGCCACGCCACTCTCTGGCACATCCTACCTCAATGCTTATTTCTATAATTTAGAGAAACAGTACATTTCCCAAAGGAGAAGAGATGGGATTGTCTTCTATTCGTTGGTCACATCCAAACCCAACGAAATTGCAGAATGGCCCCTACAACTTTTGTGACAGATGGTTGATCATCCTCTGCCACATTCCACTCCCAAGAGCAGGCAGATCATCAGCTACTTTTAGAAGGAATCCACATCTCTTTTGTTCTGTACTAATTATCAGAAAGGCGTCTCAATTAGATCAGACATCTGCTATGTCTCAGACTCTGTCCCACCCTCTGAACCATATGGAATGAGTTAAATCCTCCCACATGAGATCCCTCTAAAATTCTGAAGCAGTTGTTTTGCCCCTGAGTACTCCCTTACCCCAAATAAACATATGTGAAACATATGATCTGTCCTCCAAAAGGCAATATTCCTGACTGCATGGCCAATGTCTCAATGTCTTCAGAAGCCTGGCTTTATTTCTACCTTGATTGTACtgtccccccactccctctctttttccctctccctctctctcccccctctctctgtcacacacacacacacacacacacacacacatacacacacacaatgttatatatacatatatgtgtatataaagttGGTATGTCATGTGTGTGATCTCTGTGAACTCCACAAGGCACATGTGTATAAAGATGAATTCATACAGCCAAACACTAAACACATAGATTTCATATCCATATACAAATAGGCAGACACAGTAgccatgtgcatatgtatgcaagTTACATGCTGTaagtccttccttccccctcAAATGCTCCCTCCTTGCCTGGCTTCACTTCAGCCCATTCATTTACCTAACTACAGGCTGACTTCACCCCTCCAGAAATAAGGTGAGTGCTTTAGAGCTGTATTTAGATTGCTTGGCTCAGTCAGAGCAGTGTGCACACTCTTTGTCGTGTGTGCCAGTCCTGCGCAGATCTCCGTAACCTTTCAAGGGTGAAAGCAAACACCCAGGCACTTCACAACAGAAAAGTCCAATACCTATGCCCATATGCAATAATGTAAGCAAATGTAGATTGTGAAAAAACTGCAAACCTAATTTTGGGGTGGGCTTATGGTAAGGTATAGGATATCTGGGTCATATGGtcgatttatttcttttcttttttgagaattcttcccattgatttccatagtggttccAGCAGTTTTcaatcccaccaacagtgaaCAAAAGCTCCTTGTTTCTCACATCCCCTCCAGCACTTGTCTGTTGATTTGTTACTTTTTGCCAGGGTGATTGAGGCAacataaaatctcaaaattgttttgattttcatttccctaattgTTAGGGATGATGAGTATTTTTTCAGGTGTTTCTTagccattctttttcttcttttgatagtTCTGTTCATGTCCATTGTCTTTTGATTCTTTATGTTCTTTTGAGTTTGTTGTGGAAGATCTGAAttagaagtggatcttcccactgcttaattaagaaaaacatccCTCACAGGTGTATCTAGTCATTTGGATTTTAGGTAATTCTGGATATAGTCCTGACAACCAAAAATGGCCATTGCAAGCAACTTTTCTAAATTTTCAGAAGAGATATTCCTACCAGTTCATGAATCATTACTAGAAGCCAATGCAGTCTTCACATTTGTCATAATCCTGCCTTTGGTTATCGCCCACTCCCCACTCTTCACTTTTTGTAATGGGTCTACtttctttccaaaagaaagaaagaaggaaaggaagtaaggaaggagggaaggagggagagaggaagggagggagggagggggcagagagggctAGAGGAAGGAACGAACGAACGAatgaaggaacgaaggaacgaacAAAGGAacgaagaaaagaaggaagaagaaagttcaGAAGTCATCAAGTACAAACCCTTAACATTGTTTTCTTCCATCTATGCTCATCCCTATCTGTTTCCAAACAGATTTCACTTCAAAATTAAAAGcacctagtcttttttttttaaataaagcacacAAACTATTCAAAATACCCCAGTGAGTCAGCAGGCAAAAGACCTAAAAATACATACCTCAAAAGATTTCTAACTGGCCAATGGTATCAAAGAAAATGCCCAAAATTACTAATataaaaaagcacaaaacaaaccaataatgaaatattttttatacttACTGaacacttataaaaataaaaggtaagtaTCAATGAGAatgtagagagaaagagatccaTGTACATTGTTGGTAGAAATATAAAGTGGTAAGTCAGTTGTGGAAAATACTATGCAGGCTCCTGAAAAGATAAGTCAGATTGCCATATGACCCAACAATTGTAtttctggatattttaaagaaaataaaaatcaatatttcaaagaaaaaccagcattCTCAGATTCTTCACAGTTCTACCTGGAATCTCCCTAAGAATTCATCATgtgtcaatgaataaagaaaacacagtaatggaatattagttttattttgaaaaaaaaggaaattatactGCTCATAGCAATGTACATAAGtctgaaaaacatttttctgaatTCAACAAGGCAGAACAATCAGATTAATGCTGCATGATATTACATATGGAATCCAAGAGACAATCAGAAAGGGAGAGTTGAGTGGGGATTTCTAGAGACTCAGCAAAGTATAGGCACGTAACATTGTAGCATAAATAATTATGGAGAACTAATAGACAGCATGATCAATCTGAGATATATATTTCCACTTATAGCTTTATAGTTAGATAGAGTTGAGCAGTTGGATAAATATTATAAACGAAAAGCAGAAATTAGTTACCAAGAAAATTTTCACATAGATAGGAAACAATGAAAGACTGACTTGgatagtgtcttagttacttttctattactaaGAATATATACcgtaaaaacagacacatgactCAATACAATTGAATCAAACACACTAACATAAATCTACATacctgtgaacacctgatttttgacaaagatatcaaaaatatacaaagcatcttcaacaaatagtgctggcataaatggatgGTGACACAGGAGTCTGCTGcctgaatataacaccaatagcacagacactgagaacaattaataaatgggatctcctgaaactgaaaagcttctgtaaggcaaagggtacagtcaacaagataaaatggaaaccttcagaatggagaaaaaaaaatcttcatcaacCCACATCTGATGAAGGGCTGATCTCCAAGAACTCGAGAAACTtgaaattaaatatcaaataatccaatttttaaaatgggggaCAGTTCTAAGCAGAGAatactcaacagaagaatctcaaatggccaaaatgcacttaaggaactgctcaacatccttagacatcaggggaatgcaaataaaaaaaactcagagattccatcttacacgtttcagaatggctaagatcaaaaacgctAATGAAAGTTTATACTGGAAAGGATGTGgcataaggggaacactcctccattgctggtgggagtgcaaatttgtacagccaatttggaaatcagtacggcagtttctcagaaaattggggctcaatctacctcaagatccagcaatactcaaaggatgcccaatcatcttacaaggacatttgctcaactatgttcatagcagcattatttgtaataaccaaaaGCTGGATGCCCCTCATCCGAAGAATGTGTAAGGAAaaattggtacatttacacgGTGAAGTACTACTTAGCGgcaaaaagtaatgacatcttgaaaatttgcaggcaaatggatggaactaggaaaaagaaACGTCCTGAGAGAGGTaatctagacacagaaagacaaagagctTCCACAGCCATGGCAGTCTGTCTTCACTTctacatttttgttaatttatcaGTTTTGCACATTCAACTAATATTTCTTCTCTGGACTACACTATAACAAGAGGAGataattatattcttattttatcctTCAAGTCTATAGGTAGACTTTAGCAAATCATCCATATTTACTGAACTATGTCACCACACAATCCAGGAGTTTTTTTATACTAGATATTGCATATCAATACCCAGAATGTACTTATCTTTCCATGCTCATTACAACCTTTGATATCCTTAATGTTAGTAATTATGTGTCTTTATATTACATAGGGCCTAAGCTACATAAGACGGACAAATGAATACAGGCAGTTTTATAAGGAAGAAATATCTCAGCTCTAATGTGACCACTCATGTAGCTATTCTAACATAGAGTAGTAAGGCTGTTATTGATCAGTAAGGAAAATTGGGGGCTAAAAATATACTGTTACATGAGACTTTTATCTCTTTAGGGGCAAAGTAAAAGCTTGGTTCAACCAGTGTAGAAGGCAATggctaaaaataaagaatacagaaTTCCTCTCCCCATGTTTCGTTCAAAGGATAGATGATTGGCTCTCTGGAGAAAGTGGTATCATACCATCTCAGAATTTCTTAGAAAATAGATCCTGAGCAGTAATTTCAGACCTGCTGCACAATCTTTATAATTAGCGACGACAAAGTTGTCTTGAGAAGCATAGTTATTATTAGGTATTACTCTGACAAGCAATTTCACAGAAAGGATGGGGTTGTAACATAGCTTCATTTcttagtgctgtgataaaacatcccaacaaaagcaacttaatggagaaagggtttgtttggctcacaatTGCAGCGAATCTCATCACTGTCTGGAAGTCAAGGTGGCAGAAACATAACACAGTCACATTATTTCCACACTAGAGGGAAGTGTAATCAGTAACTGCACACATGCTGGCACTCAGCTCACTTTCACCATTTCACTCAGTCAGGTTCTAGCCCATGCAAtgatgcccccccacacacacacacagtgggtcttcccacctcagctaagTTATGAAAATCTCCCTCAAGCTCTACCAGAGGCTCCTCTCCTCTGGTAGAGTGGTAGAGTGAGTCCAGGTTTTTATAAACTACCAGTTAGCACTAACCATCAGGGACTATAGTGAGGGTtactcagagaaacagaaacaataggGTAAACATATAAGAGAGATAAATGACAGACAGATAATGAAGGATGCAATGAGAGAACTGGCTCTCAATTATGGATGGTGAGACTCAATCCCACAATATATTTGCCATAGTTAGAAAAGTAGGGAGGTTGACAGCGTGGTACCAGTCAAGTTGGAAACCCCCAGGAGCAGTGAGACCAATGGTGTATTTTTCAGTCTAACATTAAAGGCCTAAGAACTGAAGAAGGTGATGAAGTAAGTCTTGgagaccaaaggtcagagaatttgaaGTTCTGAGTTATGGGGAAAATGAACATCCTgtctctggaagaggaggagtaaACTTGCCTTCTCTGAACTTGTGGCAATTGCTCACATCTTCCTTATTCAGTTCACTGGTTCAAGTTCCAGTCTATTCCAGAAGTATCTTTACAAAAGTCCACAGAAATGTTAGTGTATTGGCTGTCTGTGTCTTAAGCTAGTCAAGCCAATATCTGAAATTAACTATCATGTAGACAGTACTTACAGTCAGAAAAGGGTAGATACTAGTAGACCAGTACGTCACAAGTTTGACTGTACATTGAAAAGACctgggaattttttaaaaaaatataataccaGAAAACAAACCATTTCTACTTCGTATAAGTTACTCAAAATTTGGGGGTGGTGATGGTCCATATTTTCGACTTGATAGGGTCTAGAATATCTAGGAAACAAGGCCCATTTCTGAggaattttctaaatttgtttaaCTAAAGTGGAAAAATCCATCTTAAACATGGGTGGTACCATTCTATAAACTGTTATATTGGGTtgtcaagacaaaaaaaaagcaagctaagCCCACCACTGacctttttctctgcttcctgactgagtcTCCTGTgccatgacttccccaccatgatggattgcACTCTTCCACTGGGAGCCAAAGTAAGGCTTTCTTCCTTTAAGTGGCTTTTGTCAGGTGACAGCAACAAGATAGAAGAGGACTGTCTTGTAGTTTTAAGGCCAAATCTACATGGAAACTACTGGCATTTTGAATTCCCAGGGTCACTCAGAGTCTAATCAAAGTCTTGAAACAATTATAAAGCCATGACTGATCCATCACTTAgtaaatacatgtgtatgttgactgaggtttctgtcccaccaggtcccacttctgtttagtcccaaataaacacacagaggtttgtattaactataaactgattggcctattagctcaggctttttattaactcttataaattatattagtccataactcttgtctgtattagccacgtggcttggtaccttttttcggCAAGGCGGTTAtatcttgtttgctctgtgtctggattcctctgtgtctgggtgatgactataGACTGactgttttcccttcccagaattctcttgttcttattgccccacctatatttcctccctggttgccctgtctatacttcctgactggctactggccaatcagcattttattatactacaattgacagggtatagaccattgtcccacagcatgggACTGTCCTAATCCATTTAAGTTTCTATAAAAAAATACCATAGACTAAATAGTCTATAATCAATATCAGTTAATTTCTCATGGTTCTGAAGGCTGAGAAGTCCAGAATAGCTGACCTAATGTCTAGTAAGATTTTATCACTTGGTTCCTTCAAGATTCCTTCTCTTTGTGCCTTCACATAGTGGAAGGGGCACGGTAGATCACTGAACTCTTCTATAAGGACACATATCTAGTGTATGAGGGTTCCTTCTGCCTTATCTCACCACCTTCCAAAGACTTTACCTGCTGATATCACCCTATTGGTCTCCACATTGTATTTGGTGGGGACCCAAACATTCAGATCATAGCAAAGTATCTTGAATCTTCCATAGGAACATGACAAATTGTGTTTGtatattaagtttaaaaataaaataaaaatgtaccaGAGTAAAAAGAGTAgctgaccttaaattttttttctgtacctctttgtgtgtttgtgaaagTCTTCTGAATAGCTAAACACTCCTCTCTGGCAATGAAGCTATAAGATGCCCcattaacctctgaaactgaaatatTAAGGTCAAGAATTAATTGAACCAGCAAAGCACTTCAGTGTCTGGGTACCACAGGGTTAATAAGTATGAGTGGGGTAGGTGGGGTTACAAACCAGGAACACATGCCCTCTAAGTTAGTTTGCCTTCTGTTTAATTGCCCTtaaaacacacactctctcatatAACCCAGAAGGTGAGAGCTGAATGAAGTTTTCTGGGTAATGGcttgaaatgtttttcttctgagaagtGGTATTGAGTTACAGCATgcagggaactgggaggagagaagcaggcgGCAGCAGGCAGCACCCTCCGAGCCCCACCTTTTCTTGGACTTGAAGGAAGGTGGACATGGGCCCTCCCAGACAAGATACAGTGAACTATCCTGTGGCTGCAGTTGACTGCTCTGGGAGTCACCTGGGGCCAGTGTATACTAGGGTTTAGCCAGGGCCAGTGAACAGGCATCCATGCTTTGCAGTGAAATGCCACGCAGGCAGAGAGTGACAGGCAGTCAGTAGGAGCTGAGCTTTTCCCCCTTGGACGTCTGTTTCCTGCTAGGTTCAGGAGGGGGGAACTGGCtgctggtagtggtggtgctgctgctgttgctgtctgAATTCTCTCTCCACTCCAGGTAAGCAGACTCAGAGGGAGGGCACGCTGCAAAGCACGCCTTTGTACGATGAACAAGATCCGAAAGTTTTTCCGAGGAAGTGGGAGAGTCTTGGCATTTATATTTGTAGCTTCTGTCATCTGGCTACTCTTTGACATGGCAGCTCTCCGCCTCTCATTCAGTGAGATCAGCACTGGGATACTTAAAGAAAACATCAGGAGGAGGGAGCAGACAGGGATCAGAGTCCAGCCAGACCAAATGAAGATCCTTTACAACAACATTCCAGGAATGAGGCTGTCCCGGAATGGAGTTTGGGGAAAGGAGAATTTTAGAAAGGCAGAGGACCACGCACTCAAGGTTGACGAGCATATGGACCAAGTCCAGAGGAGAGGGAAAATGCAGAtccccttgggaaggggaaaagcTGTACCTCTGCGGCATGCTGCACATCTGAGAACCCTCCCAGAGTCTCTTACtgtgcagaagacagatgggagAGACAGCAAACCTaaagcctcctcccagcctatGACTCCCAAGCAAACAACAATTTCATCACAGAGGACCCCATCTGCGGCAAGAGGAACGTTACTGACCAATATATCAGTACACACAGAAGCCTTTACTACAAAACAAGAGGCCCCAGAGAATCACACTCTCAGCAGGCAGGAATCAAAGCAAACATCTGAAAGGACCCTGAATGTGACCATCAGGGTCAGGACTGACAGCTCAAAGCAGCAGTCACAGACAGTAACAACATGGAGGACACACTTTGCCAACTCGCCAATCCTGAAATCTGGGGAAGACAtagccataaagaaaactgaggctcagggcaAAGAATTAAAACACAAAGCCCATAAAGTGTTACCTCTTTTTAAGTTTATTGCTGATACAAGTCGTTTAAAGAAGCAATCTATGAATGAGACACAGTTGGGAGGCTTGCCAGAAGATGATGGCGCCAAAGTGGCACCAGGGAAGAAACTTAATATTTCAGAAAGCCAGGTTGTGGTTATAACCAAAGAGGAGGACCTGAGGACAGATACCAAAGAGGTACCTGATTCTAAAACCCAAACTATCGTCCCTAAATTACTGGGTGGAAACCAAGAGAAACACTTCCCCAGAAATCAAAGCGAGACATCTTCCTCTCTGCTAGCTCCACAGAGAGCAGTGTCTCAAGCCAAGCTGTCCTTAGCAGGGGGACTCCATCCAGGAAGAAGAAACTTGACTGTTAAGGCCCAGACTGTGCGATACCatcaaaaccacacaaatacCCCTGAAAACTCTGGAAGGCATCGTGTACTGAGAATAGATGTGACCCTTTCTCCAAGGGATCCCAATGCTCCGGGTCAGTTTGGGCGCCCTGTGGTTGTTCCGcctggaaagaagaaggaggcagaacgaagatggaaagaaggaaactTCAATGTCTACCTTAGTGACCTGATTCCAGTGGACAGAGCCATTGAAGACACAAGGCCTGCGGGGTAAGACCCATTTCTAGTCTCTTTTCTTGAACCCAGTATTGGGCTTTCCTGTATAGGGaagttttctgaaattttatttgtgtgaatTTCGGCCATGTAGAGAATTTATTTGACAGTTATTATTTGATGCTAGCCAAATAATCTACCATGCACATAGAGAAAAATTATATCTGAAAGGCACAGGGTTCTCCTTTTATGCTCAGGTCCCCTCCTTAggttccatttccttccctttgtcAAAAATCTCTTTAGATGAGTAGAAGCATTCAATTCATGATAATCTATACC carries:
- the Galnt5 gene encoding polypeptide N-acetylgalactosaminyltransferase 5, coding for MNKIRKFFRGSGRVLAFIFVASVIWLLFDMAALRLSFSEISTGILKENIRRREQTGIRVQPDQMKILYNNIPGMRLSRNGVWGKENFRKAEDHALKVDEHMDQVQRRGKMQIPLGRGKAVPLRHAAHLRTLPESLTVQKTDGRDSKPKASSQPMTPKQTTISSQRTPSAARGTLLTNISVHTEAFTTKQEAPENHTLSRQESKQTSERTLNVTIRVRTDSSKQQSQTVTTWRTHFANSPILKSGEDIAIKKTEAQGKELKHKAHKVLPLFKFIADTSRLKKQSMNETQLGGLPEDDGAKVAPGKKLNISESQVVVITKEEDLRTDTKEVPDSKTQTIVPKLLGGNQEKHFPRNQSETSSSLLAPQRAVSQAKLSLAGGLHPGRRNLTVKAQTVRYHQNHTNTPENSGRHRVLRIDVTLSPRDPNAPGQFGRPVVVPPGKKKEAERRWKEGNFNVYLSDLIPVDRAIEDTRPAGCAEQLVHNDLPTTSIIMCFVDEVWSALLRSVHSVLNRSPPHLIKEILLVDDFSTKDYLKADLDKYMSQFPKVRILRLKERHGLIRARLAGAQNATGDVLTFLDSHVECNVGWLEPLLERVYLNRKKVACPVIEVINDKDMSYMTVDNFQRGVFTWPMNFGWRTIPPDVVAKSGIQETDVIRCPVMAGGLFSIDKSYFYELGTYDPGLDVWGGENMELSFKVWMCGGEIEIVPCSRVGHIFRNDNPYSFPKDRMKTVERNLVRVAEVWLDEYKDLFYGHGDHLIDQGLDVGNLTQQRELRKKLKCKGFKWYLDNVFPDLKAPIVRASGVLVNVALGKCISIENTTAMLEDCDGSSQRQQFNYTWVRLIKHGQWCLAPGTEKGPLRLQPCDNRNTSLKWLHKSASGFHPELVDHIVFENYQQLLCMEGNASQKTLTVATCNPMEPYQKWKFEQYYEG